GGCACCCGAAGGTGCCCTGTCGCAAACCGTCCCGAAAACGCGTGGTTATTCGAGTTCCACGCTCGTACGCAGAATCGAGGCTTCGATTTCCACCCTGCGGTCAGGCTGCAGGCAATCGATTTTGTCTTCCAGTGCCAGCCCCTCGCAGTCTTCGGGCTTCGTGAGCGGATTGTCTTGCCCCTTTCCGGTTACGGAGATCTTGTACTCCGGCACACCGCGACCGCGCAGGTAGCGAGCCACCGCCAACGCCCGCTTGCGCGACAGTTGTTTGTTGTATTCCACACCACCGATGCGGTCCGTATAACCCAATATATCCAGGCGGTCGTATTCGGCGCCGTCCAATTGCCGTGCCAGCTTATCGAGCTTGGCCTTGACTTCATCGCGCAACAAAAAGTTGTCGAAGTCGAATTGGCCGTTCTCTTCGACACCCAGCACCATCGGTAGGGCGCCGCCCAAGGTCTGGGGAATGAAGTCCTCATTCACGTTGGATTTGGATACCGCCACATCGATCGCACCATTGCGGTTGCGATTAGAGGCGCTCCTGCGCCCGCCCTTGGAGCCGACAAACCCCTCCTCGGCGTCCAATTTAGCCAGGGATTTCTCGGAAGCACCCTCCGCGAATACGCTACCATCGGCCGTGATTTCCCCAGGGGCTGCCCACCCTTTGACTTGTCCCTTCGAATCCAAGGCGACTAAGCCCGATACATCACCTTCTTGCTGGTAAATGCGCGAATAAGGTCCGAAGGCAAAGGCCGAGGCATATTCCTCGTTGGAATCCGCAAGCCCTGCACACCGGCGAGCGGCTTCCACACGCTCCGCAATACGCTCCGCATCGCTCAAGCCAGGCGCGAAAGCGTATTCCTCTTCGTCGAAGAAACCGCGTTTCTGGAAATCGCGATTGGAATCGAAGTCCGCGGCCAATTGATCCGGGAGACTACGGCCGTTGTTGGCGCCATGGCGGTTGCGATCACCAGCCGCCAAAGGAATCACTCGCACCGTCACCTTCCGCCCCAGTCCCATTCTTTTCCCGCGCAGCGCGTTTCGCAGCCGCCTTTTGCTCCTCCAATGCCTTACGCTCCAGCGCTGCTTGTTCGGCCGCGGAGACTGCTCCTTTCGAGTGCATGGAGGAGTTCCCCGAACCATCCCGGCTGCCTTTGCCCGCGCATCCCGCCAAACCCAACATCAGAATTACTAGCGCGCCCCGGCCAGCTTTCAGCGCGGTTTCGTATTTCAAATTCCCGATATTCATACCAGTTCCTCCTACTTCGCTAAGTGATACGGCGATTCCTCGCTTGCAGAATTGCGATTCAATCCACGGAGTTTCACAATAACATTGCGCTAAGTGCAGCGACCACGCATGGCGTTATTCAAGCTTCGCGCCAAGGCCATTACTTCACACTTGTGCGCATGATTTTCCGGTGTGAAACAACATCAAATATTCCAGCGTTATAATGGGCCGCCCGAACATATCCTCTCGGAGAGCAACGAATGATCGACTTATATCTGGCGGGAACCGCTAACGGATTGCGCGCATCCGTTGCCTTGGAAGAAGCGGGGCTACCTTACCGCGCCCACAAGCTGGACCTGGCGAAAGGGGAGCAACGCTCGGTGGAGTACTTGAAGATCAACCCCGCGGGAATGATTCCGTCCCTGGTGGATTC
The DNA window shown above is from Betaproteobacteria bacterium and carries:
- a CDS encoding OmpA family protein is translated as MVRGTPPCTRKEQSPRPNKQRWSVRHWRSKRRLRNALRGKRMGLGRKVTVRVIPLAAGDRNRHGANNGRSLPDQLAADFDSNRDFQKRGFFDEEEYAFAPGLSDAERIAERVEAARRCAGLADSNEEYASAFAFGPYSRIYQQEGDVSGLVALDSKGQVKGWAAPGEITADGSVFAEGASEKSLAKLDAEEGFVGSKGGRRSASNRNRNGAIDVAVSKSNVNEDFIPQTLGGALPMVLGVEENGQFDFDNFLLRDEVKAKLDKLARQLDGAEYDRLDILGYTDRIGGVEYNKQLSRKRALAVARYLRGRGVPEYKISVTGKGQDNPLTKPEDCEGLALEDKIDCLQPDRRVEIEASILRTSVELE